In the genome of Pelagibacterium nitratireducens, one region contains:
- a CDS encoding HAMP domain-containing sensor histidine kinase codes for MASSQPNRATEAPRRGESRRTVQRAVLDARQKLTSSSGTRATFDYELLAEYANARLTSLLPTLVLLSILSLAAILWIDPIIAALWASVVGVANLGIAMICRRFRKQGSSKFNPRRWTQTFIIAETITGLSWATLPVLTISGGGQDIQIIIFAMLLVGVAANAVATRTLPSATLVTTFPGTVSVAAMLIWSGGTLNYAMSVVAIGAFFFFLFLTRQLYKSEIGNLEHQWEKDALILELEEARTMSDEARRHAEQANIAKSRFLATMSHELRTPLNAIIGFSEVLKSELLGAHAVPQYKEYAGDIHASGQHLLTLINELLDLSRIEAGKYELNEEGISLADISDDCRRMLEIRARSKNVDLQFEAGDSLPKIWGDERAVRQVVLNLLSNAIKFTPQSGKIVLTVGRSTDGGQFISVVDNGPGIPEEEIETVLSSFGQGSLAQKTAEQGAGLGLPIVQKIMDLHQGRFDLFSKLRFGTEVIATFPRARVMEGIAPVVEQRNRLEIYSEAS; via the coding sequence ATGGCGTCCAGCCAGCCTAACCGTGCAACCGAAGCGCCGCGTCGGGGAGAATCGCGCCGTACGGTTCAGCGTGCCGTCCTCGATGCACGCCAGAAGTTGACCTCAAGTTCAGGCACGCGGGCCACTTTCGATTATGAGTTGCTGGCCGAATATGCCAACGCCCGGCTAACGAGCCTCCTTCCCACACTGGTGCTGTTGAGCATCCTCTCGCTCGCCGCAATCTTGTGGATCGATCCGATCATCGCCGCGCTCTGGGCCAGCGTCGTCGGCGTTGCCAATCTCGGTATCGCCATGATCTGCCGGCGGTTCCGAAAGCAAGGCTCGTCCAAGTTCAATCCCCGCCGTTGGACGCAGACCTTCATCATCGCCGAAACGATCACCGGTCTGTCCTGGGCCACGCTGCCGGTCCTCACCATCAGCGGCGGCGGGCAGGATATCCAGATCATCATCTTTGCCATGCTGCTGGTCGGAGTCGCTGCAAACGCCGTTGCAACGCGCACCCTGCCCAGCGCCACCCTGGTGACCACGTTCCCCGGAACCGTGAGTGTGGCCGCCATGCTCATCTGGAGCGGCGGCACGCTCAATTATGCGATGTCGGTTGTTGCCATCGGGGCGTTCTTCTTTTTTCTGTTTCTCACCCGCCAGCTCTACAAGTCCGAAATCGGCAATCTTGAACATCAATGGGAAAAAGATGCTCTGATCCTCGAGCTTGAGGAAGCGCGCACGATGTCGGATGAAGCCCGTCGGCATGCCGAGCAGGCCAATATTGCCAAGTCGCGCTTCCTTGCCACCATGAGCCACGAGTTGCGCACGCCGCTCAACGCCATCATCGGATTTTCCGAGGTGCTGAAATCGGAACTGCTGGGAGCTCACGCAGTGCCCCAATACAAGGAGTATGCCGGCGATATTCACGCCAGCGGGCAGCATCTTTTGACCCTCATCAACGAATTGCTCGACCTGTCGCGGATTGAAGCGGGGAAATACGAGCTCAACGAAGAGGGCATCTCGCTTGCCGATATTTCCGACGATTGCCGCCGCATGCTCGAAATCCGGGCCCGTTCCAAGAATGTCGATCTTCAGTTCGAGGCTGGCGATTCGCTGCCTAAGATCTGGGGCGACGAGCGCGCCGTGCGTCAGGTGGTCCTCAACCTTCTCTCGAACGCCATCAAGTTCACTCCACAATCGGGTAAGATCGTTCTGACCGTGGGGCGGTCGACAGATGGCGGGCAATTCATCTCCGTGGTCGACAACGGCCCCGGAATTCCCGAAGAGGAAATCGAAACCGTCTTGTCGTCTTTCGGTCAGGGATCGCTGGCGCAAAAGACCGCCGAGCAAGGGGCCGGCCTCGGTTTGCCCATCGTCCAGAAGATCATGGACCTTCATCAGGGACGGTTCGATCTGTTCTCCAAGCTGCGCTTCGGCACCGAAGTGATCGCCACCTTCCCCCGAGCCCGCGTCATGGAAGGCATCGCGCCTGTGGTCGAGCAGCGCAACAGGCTTGAGATCTACTCGGAAGCTTCCTAG
- a CDS encoding Lrp/AsnC family transcriptional regulator, which produces MALDKLDRKILQLLQKDATMPVAEIGRKVGLSTTPCWRRIQKMEEEGVIKRRVAVLDPEKVNAGVTVFVAVKTNEHNDAWLRKFAAVVEDFTEVVEFYRMSGDVDYLLRVVVPSIQAYDIFYKKLISKIALSDVSSSFAMEQIKYTTALPLEFAVVGD; this is translated from the coding sequence ATGGCGCTCGACAAACTCGACCGCAAAATTCTCCAGCTTTTGCAAAAGGATGCCACGATGCCAGTGGCGGAAATCGGCCGAAAGGTCGGTTTGTCCACCACACCATGCTGGCGCCGCATCCAGAAAATGGAGGAAGAAGGGGTCATCAAGCGCCGCGTCGCCGTGCTCGATCCCGAAAAGGTCAACGCGGGCGTAACAGTGTTTGTGGCCGTCAAGACAAACGAGCACAACGATGCGTGGTTGCGCAAGTTTGCCGCCGTCGTCGAGGATTTTACCGAAGTCGTCGAGTTCTACCGCATGAGCGGGGACGTCGATTATCTGCTGCGCGTGGTCGTACCGTCCATTCAGGCCTATGACATCTTTTATAAAAAGCTGATCTCCAAAATCGCGCTGTCCGACGTCAGCTCGTCTTTTGCCATGGAGCAGATCAAATATACGACGGCCCTGCCGCTCGAGTTCGCGGTCGTGGGGGACTAG